One Diospyros lotus cultivar Yz01 chromosome 1, ASM1463336v1, whole genome shotgun sequence genomic window carries:
- the LOC127795808 gene encoding uncharacterized protein LOC127795808, with protein MDNQRSPLLAWAYYCQGKSLDELRQSLLVTTLEFETTRLKAEEEIRVRDDHLNHLKDLLSEAIRERDEAQEKCQRLLYEKLLLQQQHQQLQIHQLQKQQCHQTAPLSGISSIEDESKRGLDNLDSNNGFSTSDCDESIVSSPVVDPIPVPAPPQLEEPMGPLVSDKPLPEKGKLLQAVMKAGPLLQTLLLAGPLPQWRHPPPPIDSYQIPPPPVAIPAPNPPAQLLHQDSFPSMSTSCKGNNIDNCGRVTRKRGLCEGSDSPTEIKYQRVVLH; from the exons atggatAACCAGAGGAGTCCTCTTCTTGCTTGGGCTTACTACTGCCAGGGAAAG AGCTTGGATGAGCTGAGGCAGTCTCTTTTGGTGACAACTCTTGAGTTTGAAACCACAAGGCTGAAAGCAGAGGAAGAAATCAGAGTGAGAGATGACCACTTGAACCACTTGAAAGATCTGCTCTCTGAGGCCATCAGAGAAAGAGACGAAGCCCAAGAAAAATGCCAAAGGCTGCTCTACGAGAAGCTCCTGCTCCAGCAGCAGCACCAGCAGCTGCAGATTCACCAACTCCAAAAACAACAGTGCCACCAAACAGCCCCTCTCTCTGGTATTTCAAGCATCGAAGATGAGAGCAAAAGAGGGCTGGACAACTTGGACTCCAACAATGGCTTTTCCACCTCAGACTGTGATGAAAGCATTGTCTCATCCCCGGTGGTCGACCCAATTCCGGTCCCGGCGCCGCCGCAGCTGGAGGAGCCAATGGGTCCACTCGTTTCTGATAAGCCATTGCCGGAAAAAGGGAAGCTTTTGCAGGCAGTGATGAAGGCCGGGCCACTCCTCCAGACCCTCCTTCTGGCGGGCCCACTTCCCCAGTGGCGCCACCCTCCGCCGCCGATTGATTCCTACCAGATCCCGCCGCCGCCGGTGGCCATTCCGGCCCCAAACCCACCAGCCCAACTCCTCCACCAAGATTCTTTCCCCAGCATGAGTACTTCTTGCAAGGGCAACAACATTGACAACTGTGGCAGAGTTACTAGGAAAAGGGGGCTGTGTGAAGGCTCAGATTCTCCAACAGAGATCAAGTACCAAAGAGTTGTTCTCCATTAA
- the LOC127795841 gene encoding protein NUCLEAR FUSION DEFECTIVE 4-like, protein MWVSRTTAAGGAEVCSFAAHVVRGRWFSLFASFLIMAGAGATYLFGVYSKEIKASLGYDQTTLNLLGFFKDLGANVGVLSGLLAEVTPTWFVLLVGAAMNFGGYFMIWLAVTGKIAKPKVWQMCLYICLGANSQNFANTGALVTSVKNFPESRGVMLGLLKGFTGLSGAILTQIYLAVYGNDSKSLILLIGWLPAAISVVFVYTIRDMKVVRQPNELKIFYQFLYVSIFLALFLMAMTISQKLVSFSQASYAGSATVVCAILFVPLFIAIREELAIWNQRKNPTPRNPPIPILVDSGPTLHPHPLPPAGQPKSPSCFSDIFDKPERGEDYTILQALLSTDMLVLFLATFCGLGSSLTAVDNLGQIGESLGYPTKTIKTFVSLLSIWNYFGRIFSGFVSESLLAKYKFPRPLMMTLVLLLSCIGHLLIAFPVPGSVYIASVIIGFSFGAQLPLIFAIISELFGLKYYSTLFNCGQLASPLGSYILNVKVAGPLYDHKALQELRKKGLGRSSVKELTCIGVHCYRLAFVILAGVTFFGALASLILVARTREFYRGDIYKKFREQAEAVDGNENEGSSKQQYLQGKSVVHEEEEEEQNQRK, encoded by the coding sequence ATGTGGGTATCACGAACGACCGCCGCCGGAGGAGCGGAGGTGTGCAGCTTCGCAGCCCACGTTGTGCGTGGACGGTGGTTCTCTCTTTTCGCCTCTTTCTTGATCATGGCTGGGGCTGGAGCAACTTACCTCTTTGGGGTCTACTCCAAGGAGATAAAAGCTTCGCTTGGATATGACCAAACAACCCTCAATCTCTTGGGTTTTTTCAAGGATCTCGGCGCCAATGTTGGCGTCCTCTCCGGCCTGCTTGCCGAGGTAACTCCCACTTGGTTCGTGCTGCTAGTTGGCGCCGCCATGAATTTTGGAGGCTATTTCATGATCTGGCTGGCCGTCACCGGCAAGATTGCCAAGCCAAAGGTTTGGCAGATGTGTTTGTACATATGCCTAGGAGCAAATTCTCAGAATTTTGCGAACACTGGAGCTCTTGTTACTTCAGTTAAAAATTTCCCAGAAAGCAGAGGCGTAATGCTGGGTCTCTTGAAGGGTTTTACTGGGCTAAGTGGAGCAATCTTGACCCAAATTTACCTGGCGGTTTACGGGAATGATTCCAAATCTTTAATCCTTCTCATTGGGTGGCTGCCGGCCGCCATATCAGTGGTTTTTGTGTACACAATCAGGGACATGAAGGTGGTTAGGCAGCCAAATGAGCTCAAAATCTTTTACCAGTTTCTCTACGTATCCATCTTTTTGGCATTGTTTCTCATGGCCATGACGATTAGTCAGAAACTGGTGTCTTTCTCCCAAGCATCTTATGCTGGGAGTGCCACGGTGGTTTGTGCCATTCTCTTTGTTCCTCTCTTCATTGCCATCAGAGAAGAATTAGCAATTTGGAACCAAAGGAAAAATCCCACTCCCCGCAATCCGCCAATTCCAATTCTTGTGGATTCAGGTCCAACATTACATCCACACCCTCTTCCTCCAGCTGGCCAGCCAAAGTCACCATCTTGCTTTTCAGACATCTTCGATAAACCAGAAAGAGGGGAAGATTACACAATCCTTCAAGCACTTCTAAGCACAGACATGCTGGTTCTGTTTTTGGCAACATTTTGCGGATTGGGATCGAGCCTAACAGCTGTAGATAACTTGGGCCAGATTGGGGAGTCACTGGGATACCCAACAAAGACCATAAAAACCTTCGTCTCGCTTCTAAGCATATGGAACTACTTTGGCAGGATCTTCTCTGGATTCGTCTCGGAAAGCCTTCTCGCCAAGTACAAATTTCCCAGGCCACTTATGATGACCCTGGTCCTTTTACTATCCTGCATCGGCCACCTGCTCATCGCCTTTCCGGTCCCCGGTTCAGTCTACATCGCATCAGTGATCATCGGATTCTCATTCGGCGCGCAGTTGCCATTGATCTTCGCAATCATATCAGAGCTCTTTGGGCTCAAGTACTACTCCACATTGTTCAATTGTGGGCAATTGGCCAGCCCCCTTGGCTCCTACATTCTCAATGTGAAGGTGGCCGGGCCTCTCTATGACCACAAGGCACTGCAGGAGCTTAGGAAGAAGGGACTGGGTAGATCATCGGTGAAGGAACTGACCTGCATTGGTGTCCACTGTTACAGATTGGCTTTTGTGATTTTGGCTGGTGTTACATTCTTCGGAGCTCTTGCTTCCCTAATCTTGGTGGCAAGAACTCGAGAATTCTACAGAGGTGATATATACAAGAAGTTTAGGGAGCAAGCAGAGGCTGTTGatggaaatgaaaatgaaggcaGCAGTAAGCAACAATATTTGCAAGGAAAGTCAGTAGTccatgaggaggaggaggaggagcaaaACCAAAGAAAGTGA
- the LOC127787661 gene encoding protein NUCLEAR FUSION DEFECTIVE 4-like — protein sequence MAGAGATYLFGVYSKEIKASLGYDQTTLNLMGFFKDLGANVGVLSGLIAEVTPTWFVLLMGSALNFGGYFMIWLAVTGKIAKPKVWQMCLYICVGANSQNFANTGALVTSIRNFPENRGIMLGLLKGFTGLSGAIMTQIYLAVYGNDSVSLILLIGWLPAAISVIFVYTIRDMKVVRQPNELKIFYQFLYVSIFLALFLMAMTITQKFVAFSHAAYAGSATVVCAILFIPLFIAIGQDLTLWNQKKKTPPPNAVISETPPAGTVPDSDRKAQPPLPPAAQPLKSSCFSNIFRKPERGEDYTILQALLSTDMLILFLATFCGLGSSLTAIDNLGQIGESLGYPRKTINSFVSLLSIWNYFGRIFAGFVSESLLAKYKFPRPLMMTLTLLLSCLGYLLIAFPIPGSVYVASVLIGFSYGAQLTMLFTMISELFGLKYYSTLFNCAQLSSPLGSYILNVKVTGALYDHKALQELKKKGMDRSSVKELTCIGIGCYRIAFLILAGLTFFGALASLILVARTRKFYKSDIYKKFREQAEATDSEKMMKLPCQNEGGSA from the coding sequence ATGGCCGGGGCTGGAGCAACTTACCTATTTGGCGTCTACTCCAAGGAGATAAAAGCTTCGCTTGGATATGATCAAACAACCCTCAATCTCATGGGTTTTTTCAAGGATCTGGGCGCTAATGTTGGCGTCCTCTCCGGGCTAATTGCCGAGGTAACTCCCACTTGGTTTGTGCTGCTGATGGGCTCCGCCTTGAACTTTGGAGGCTACTTCATGATCTGGCTGGCCGTCACCGGCAAGATAGCCAAGCCAAAGGTTTGGCAGATGTGTTTGTACATATGCGTGGGAGCAAATTCTCAGAACTTTGCGAACACCGGGGCTCTTGTTACATCGATTAGAAACTTCCCAGAAAACAGAGGCATAATGCTGGGTCTCTTGAAGGGTTTCACAGGGCTAAGTGGAGCAATCATGACCCAAATTTACCTAGCCGTTTATGGAAATGATTCTGTATCTTTGATCCTTCTCATTGGGTGGCTTCCGGCGGCCATATCAGTGATTTTTGTATACACAATCAGGGACATGAAGGTGGTTAGGCAGCCAAATGAGCTCAAAATCTTTTACCAGTTTCTCTACGTATCCATCTTTTTAGCATTGTTTCTCATGGCCATGACCATAACCCAAAAATTCGTGGCTTTCTCCCATGCAGCTTATGCTGGGAGCGCCACTGTGGTCTGCGCCATTCTCTTTATTCCTCTCTTCATTGCCATCGGACAAGATTTAACACTCtggaaccaaaagaaaaaaacccCTCCCCCAAATGCAGTCATTTCAGAGACCCCGCCTGCAGGAACAGTTCCTGATTCAGACCGAAAAGCACAGCCCCCTCTTCCCCCTGCCGCGCAGCCGCTGAAATCATCTTGCTTTTCAAACATCTTCCGTAAACCAGAAAGGGGGGAAGATTACACCATCCTCCAAGCGCTTCTAAGCACAGACATGCTGATTCTGTTTTTGGCAACATTTTGCGGATTGGGATCGAGCTTAACAGCGATCGATAACTTGGGGCAGATCGGAGAGTCACTGGGATACCCAAGAAAAACCATAAATTCCTTTGTGTCCCTTCTAAGCATATGGAACTACTTCGGCAGGATCTTCGCTGGGTTCGTCTCGGAAAGCCTTCTTGCCAAGTACAAGTTTCCCAGGCCACTTATGATGACCCTGACCCTCTTACTGTCTTGCCTCGGCTACCTCCTCATCGCGTTCCCCATCCCCGGTTCAGTCTACGTCGCATCGGTGCTCATCGGCTTCTCCTACGGCGCACAATTGACAATGCTCTTCACCATGATATCAGAACTCTTTGGGCTCAAGTACTACTCCACATTGTTCAACTGTGCGCAACTGTCCAGCCCCCTTGGCTCCTACATACTGAACGTGAAGGTCACCGGGGCTCTCTACGACCACAAGGCATTGCAGGAGCTTAAGAAGAAGGGAATGGATAGGTCATCCGTGAAGGAATTAACTTGCATTGGCATTGGTTGTTACAGAATCGCTTTTCTAATCTTGGCTGGTCTCACATTCTTTGGAGCTCTTGCTTCGCTAATCTTGGTTGCCAGAACTCGAAAGTTCTACAAAAGTGATATATACAAGAAGTTCAGGGAGCAAGCAGAGGCGACTGATtcagagaagatgatgaagttgCCATGTCAGAATGAAGGTGGCAGCGCATAA